A single genomic interval of Alligator mississippiensis isolate rAllMis1 chromosome 15, rAllMis1, whole genome shotgun sequence harbors:
- the LOC132245919 gene encoding 17-beta-hydroxysteroid dehydrogenase type 6-like has translation MCLFLAALLALYILRRWHRERQVVGNLPDKHVFITGCDSGFGHLLAKQLDGRGLRVLAACLTEQGAERLRQAMSGRLQTVILDVTCSDSIAAATAWVEGQVGDRGEAWRCPLLLCGLVLGWFPCS, from the coding sequence ATGTGCCtgttcctggcagccctgctggCGCTGTACATCCTGCGCCGATGGCACCGGGAGCGGCAGGTGGTCGGGAACCTCCCGGACAAACACGTCTTCATCACGGGCTGCGACTCCGGCTTCGGGCACCTGCTGGCCAAGCAGCTGGACgggcgggggctgcgggtgctggcGGCGTGTCTGACGGAGCAGGGGGCCGAGCGGCTGCGGCAGGCGATGTCGGGGAGGCTGCAGACAGTGATTCTGGACGTCACCTGCTCCGACAGCATCGCTGCGGCCACTGcctgggtggaggggcaggtgggggaccgAGGTGAGGCCTGGCGCTGCCCTCTGCTCCTGTGTGGGTTGGTTCTGGGCTGGTTCCCATGCAGTTGA
- the LOC132245916 gene encoding retinol dehydrogenase 7-like isoform X1, with protein MWLYLAALLALYFLRRWHRERQMVGNLPDKHVFITGCDSGFGHLLAKQLDGRGLRVLAACLTEQGAERLQQATSGRLQTVILDVTCSDSIAAATAWVKGQVGDRGLWGLVNNAGIGVPTAPNEWLSKADFVRVLDVNLVGLIEVTLSLLPLVRRARGRVVNMASGAGRLSLTGGGYCPSKYGVEAFSDSLRRELHSFGVKVSIIEPGGFQTLLMSTQSLQEAWSRAPVEIKEVYGQQFFETNVEQAQKFLTWTSSNLHLVTDPMEHALTAQHPRTRYSCGWDAKLLYLPLSYLPTSWTDFIVSLAMHKPAQGI; from the exons ATGTGGCTGTACCTGGCGGCCCTGCTGGCGCTGTACTTCCTGCGCCGATGGCACCGGGAGCGGCAGATGGTCGGGAACCTCCCGGACAAACACGTCTTCATCACGGGCTGCGACTCCGGCTTCGGGCACCTGCTGGCCAAGCAGCTGGACgggcgggggctgcgggtgctggcGGCGTGTTTGACGGAGCAGGGGgccgagcggctgcagcaggcaaCATCGGGGAGGCTGCAGACAGTGATCCTGGATGTCACCTGCTCCGACAGCATCGCTGCGGCCACTGCCTGGgtgaaggggcaggtgggggaccgAG ggctctggggcctggtgAACAACGCTGGCATCggggtccccacagcccccaacgaGTGGCTGAGCAAGGCTGACTTCGTCAGGGTGCTGGACGTGAACCTGGTGGGGTTGATCGAGGTGACGCTgagcctgctgcccctggtgcGCAGAGCCCGGGGCCGCGTCGTCAACATGGCCAGCGGAGCGGGCCGACTCTCCTTGACGGGAGGTGGCTACTGCCCTTCCAAGTACGGTGTGGAGGCCTTCTCCGACAGCCTGAG GCGTGAGCTCCACAGCTTTGGCGTCAAGGTCTCCATCATCGAGCCAGGTGGCTTCCAAACCCTGCTTATGAGTACACAGAGCCTGCAGGAGGCGTGGAGCCGTGCCCCCGTCGAGATCAAGGAGGTCTACGGGCAGCAGTTCTTTGAAACCA ATGTTGAGCAGGCCCAAAAGTTCCTCACCTGGACCAGCAGCAACCTCCACCTGGTCACCGACCCCATGGAGCACGCGCTGACGGCCCAGCACCCCCGCACCCGCTACTCCTGCGGCTGGGATGCCAAGCTCCTCTACCTCCCACTCAGCTACCTGCCGACCTCATGGACCGACTTCATTGTGAGCTTGGCCATGCACAAGCCTGCCCAGGGCATCTAG
- the LOC132245916 gene encoding retinol dehydrogenase 16-like isoform X2, which translates to MWLYLAALLALYFLRRWHRERQMVGNLPDKHVFITGCDSGFGHLLAKQLDGRGLRVLAACLTEQGAERLQQATSGRLQTVILDVTCSDSIAAATAWVKGQVGDRGLWGLVNNAGIGVPTAPNEWLSKADFVRVLDVNLVGLIEVTLSLLPLVRRARGRVVNMASGAGRLSLTGGGYCPSKYGVEAFSDSLRRELHSFGVKVSIIEPGGFQTLLMSTQSLQEAWSRAPVEIKEVYGQQFFETTQPSCSQLDCPLHRC; encoded by the exons ATGTGGCTGTACCTGGCGGCCCTGCTGGCGCTGTACTTCCTGCGCCGATGGCACCGGGAGCGGCAGATGGTCGGGAACCTCCCGGACAAACACGTCTTCATCACGGGCTGCGACTCCGGCTTCGGGCACCTGCTGGCCAAGCAGCTGGACgggcgggggctgcgggtgctggcGGCGTGTTTGACGGAGCAGGGGgccgagcggctgcagcaggcaaCATCGGGGAGGCTGCAGACAGTGATCCTGGATGTCACCTGCTCCGACAGCATCGCTGCGGCCACTGCCTGGgtgaaggggcaggtgggggaccgAG ggctctggggcctggtgAACAACGCTGGCATCggggtccccacagcccccaacgaGTGGCTGAGCAAGGCTGACTTCGTCAGGGTGCTGGACGTGAACCTGGTGGGGTTGATCGAGGTGACGCTgagcctgctgcccctggtgcGCAGAGCCCGGGGCCGCGTCGTCAACATGGCCAGCGGAGCGGGCCGACTCTCCTTGACGGGAGGTGGCTACTGCCCTTCCAAGTACGGTGTGGAGGCCTTCTCCGACAGCCTGAG GCGTGAGCTCCACAGCTTTGGCGTCAAGGTCTCCATCATCGAGCCAGGTGGCTTCCAAACCCTGCTTATGAGTACACAGAGCCTGCAGGAGGCGTGGAGCCGTGCCCCCGTCGAGATCAAGGAGGTCTACGGGCAGCAGTTCTTTGAAACCA CCCAGCCAAGCTGCTCACAACTGGATTGTCCTCTGCACAGATGTTGA
- the LOC102572659 gene encoding retinol dehydrogenase 7 — protein MWLYLAALLALYILRRWYREQQTVGNLPDKYVFITGCDSGFGHLLAKQLDGRGLRVLAACLTEQGAERLRQATSGRLQTVILDVTCSDSIAAATAWVKGQVGDRGLWGLVNNAGIGVPTAPNEWLSKADFVKVLDVNLIGPIEVTLSLLPLVRRARGRVVNVASAVGRLSVTGGGYCPAKYGVEAFSDSLRREIRAFGVKVSIIEPGAFRTPILDTQCIQKGLAQVWSRTPTEVKEAYGQHYFDYYIENIQKIFSSAGPNLHLVTDAMEHALTAQHPHTRYSCGWDAKLFYLPLSYLPTSWADLVLTRNQSKPAQGV, from the exons ATGTGGCTGTACCTGGCGGCCCTGCTGGCGCTGTACATCCTGCGCCGATGGTACCGGGAGCAGCAGACGGTCGGGAACCTCCCGGATAAATATGTCTTCATCACGGGCTGCGACTCCGGCTTCGGGCACCTGCTGGCCAAGCAGCTGGACgggcgggggctgcgggtgctggcGGCGTGTCTGACGGAGCAGGGGGCCGAGCGGCTGCGGCAGGCGACGTCGGGGAGGCTGCAGACGGTGATCCTGGATGTCACCTGCTCCGACAGCatcgctgcagccactgcctgggtgaaggggcaggtgggggaccgAG ggctctggggcctggtgAACAACGCTGGCATCggggtccccacagcccccaacgaGTGGCTGAGCAAAGCTGACTTTGTCAAGGTGCTGGATGTAAACCTGATTGGGCCGATCGAGGTGACGCTgagcctgctgcccctggtgcGCAGAGCCCGGGGCCGCGTCGTCAACGTGGCCAGCGCAGTGGGCCGACTCTCTGTGACGGGAGGTGGCTACTGCCCTGCCAAGTACGGTGTGGAGGCCTTCTCTGACAGCCTGAG GCGCGAGATCCGTGCTTTTGGAGTCAAGGTCTCCATCATTGAGCCGGGTGCCTTCCGCACGCCCATTTTAGATACCCAGTGTATCCAGAAGGGCCTGGCGCAGGTGTGGAGCCGTACTCCCACGGAGGTCAAGGAGGCCTATGGGCAGCATTACTTTGACTACT ACATTGAGAACATCCAGAAGATCTTCTCTTCGgctggccccaacctccaccTGGTCACCGACGCCATGGAGCACGCGCTAAcagcccagcacccccacacccgCTACTCCTGCGGCTGGGACGCCAAGCTCTTCTACCTCCCGCTCAGCTACCTGCCGACCTCGTGGGCAGACCTCGTGTTGACCCGGAATCAGTCTAAACCTGCCCAAGGTGTCTAG
- the LOC132245918 gene encoding retinol dehydrogenase 7-like isoform X1, translated as MWLYLAALLALYLLRRWHRERQMVGNLPDKHVFITGCDSGFGHLLAKQLDGRGLRVLAACLTEQGAERLRQATSGRLQTVILDVTCSDSIAAATAWVKGQVGDRGLWGLVNNAGIGVPTAPNEWLRKADFVRVLDVNLVGLIEVTLSLLPLVRRARGRIVNVASTAGRLSVMGGGYCLAKYGVEAFSDSLRRELHSFGVKVSIIEPGGFQTPLVNSQSLQEAWSRAPAEIKEAYGQQFFETYVERVQKFLTWTSSNLRLVTDPMEHALTAQHPRTRYSCGWDAKLFYLPVSYLPTSWADFILTSSRHKPAQGI; from the exons ATGTGGCTGTACCTGGCGGCCCTGCTGGCGCTGTACCTCCTGCGCCGATGGCACCGGGAGCGGCAGATGGTCGGGAACCTCCCGGACAAACACGTCTTCATCACGGGCTGCGACTCCGGCTTCGGGCACCTGCTGGCCAAGCAGCTGGACgggcgggggctgcgggtgctggcGGCGTGTCTGACGGAGCAGGGGGCCGAGCGGCTGCGGCAGGCGACGTCGGGGAGGCTGCAGACAGTGATCCTGGATGTCACCTGCTCCGACAGCATCGCTGCGGCCACTGCCTGGgtgaaggggcaggtgggggaccgAG ggctctggggcctggtgAACAACGCTGGCATCggggtccccacagcccccaacgaGTGGCTGCGCAAGGCCGACTTCGTCAGGGTGCTGGACGTGAACCTGGTGGGGCTGATCGAGGTGACGCTgagcctgctgcccctggtgcGCAGAGCCCGGGGCCGCATCGTCAACGTGGCCAGCACAGCGGGCCGACTCTCCGTGATGGGAGGGGGCTACTGCCTCGCCAAGTACGGTGTGGAGGCCTTCTCCGACAGCCTGAG GCGTGAGCTCCACAGCTTTGGCGTCAAGGTCTCCATCATTGAGCCAGGCGGCTTCCAAACCCCGCTCGTAAATTCGCAGAGCCTGCAGGAGGCGTGGAGCCGAGCCCCCGCCGAGATCAAGGAGGCCTATGGGCAGCAGTTCTTTGAAACCT ATGTTGAGCGGGTCCAAAAGTTCCTCACCTGGACCAGCAGCAACCTCCGCCTGGTCACCGACCCCATGGAGCACGCGCTGACGGCCCAGCACCCCCGCACCCGCTACTCCTGCGGCTGGGACGCCAAGCTCTTCTACCTCCCCGTCTCCTACCTGCCGACCTCATGGGCAGACTTCATTCTGACCTCGTCCAGGCACAAGCCTGCCCAGGGCATCTAG
- the LOC132245918 gene encoding retinol dehydrogenase 7-like isoform X2: protein MWLYLAALLALYLLRRWHRERQMVGNLPDKHVFITGCDSGFGHLLAKQLDGRGLRVLAACLTEQGAERLRQATSGRLQTVILDVTCSDSIAAATAWVKGQVGDRGLWGLVNNAGIGVPTAPNEWLRKADFVRVLDVNLVGLIEVTLSLLPLVRRARGRIVNVASTAGRLSVMGGGYCLAKYGVEAFSDSLRRELHSFGVKVSIIEPGGFQTPLVNSQSLQEAWSRAPAEIKEAYGQQFFETSQPSCSQLDCPLHRC from the exons ATGTGGCTGTACCTGGCGGCCCTGCTGGCGCTGTACCTCCTGCGCCGATGGCACCGGGAGCGGCAGATGGTCGGGAACCTCCCGGACAAACACGTCTTCATCACGGGCTGCGACTCCGGCTTCGGGCACCTGCTGGCCAAGCAGCTGGACgggcgggggctgcgggtgctggcGGCGTGTCTGACGGAGCAGGGGGCCGAGCGGCTGCGGCAGGCGACGTCGGGGAGGCTGCAGACAGTGATCCTGGATGTCACCTGCTCCGACAGCATCGCTGCGGCCACTGCCTGGgtgaaggggcaggtgggggaccgAG ggctctggggcctggtgAACAACGCTGGCATCggggtccccacagcccccaacgaGTGGCTGCGCAAGGCCGACTTCGTCAGGGTGCTGGACGTGAACCTGGTGGGGCTGATCGAGGTGACGCTgagcctgctgcccctggtgcGCAGAGCCCGGGGCCGCATCGTCAACGTGGCCAGCACAGCGGGCCGACTCTCCGTGATGGGAGGGGGCTACTGCCTCGCCAAGTACGGTGTGGAGGCCTTCTCCGACAGCCTGAG GCGTGAGCTCCACAGCTTTGGCGTCAAGGTCTCCATCATTGAGCCAGGCGGCTTCCAAACCCCGCTCGTAAATTCGCAGAGCCTGCAGGAGGCGTGGAGCCGAGCCCCCGCCGAGATCAAGGAGGCCTATGGGCAGCAGTTCTTTGAAACCT CCCAGCCAAGCTGCTCACAACTGGATTGTCCTCTGCACAGATGTTGA
- the LOC132245913 gene encoding uncharacterized protein LOC132245913: MGLWGESPQLHRLSHCRLWPRAAWMRSCPTDLTLTPPAALGHTALPQQRKPEETRARTPLDTKMWGEVDTLEGGERLQLDLDRIQKWADENRMGFNVDKCRALHLGRRNPQHTYRLGSSPLESTEAERDLGVIIDSKMNMSRQCQTAASKASQTLSCIQRCISSRSREVILPLCATLVRPQLEYCVQYWAPHFKRDVASLERVQRRVTRLVRGQQDRPYEERLRDLNLFSLSKWRLRGDLVAAYKLIRGDHQQIGRALFSPAPPGVTRNNGHKLMENRFRLEIRRQYFTVRVAKIWNQLPREVVLAPTLGKFKRRLDDHLSGVL, encoded by the coding sequence ATGGGGCTGTGGGGTGAAAGTCCACAGCTGCACAGGTTGAGCCATTGCCGGCTTTGGCCACGTGCTGCCTGGATGCGCTCCTGCCCCACTGACCTCACCCTCACCCCCCCGGCTGCTCTGGgccacacagccctgccccagcagagAAAGCCAGAGGAGACTCGAGCAAGAACCCCTcttgacactaagatgtggggcgaggtggacacactcgaagggggagagaggctgcaactagatttagacagaatacaaaagtgggcagatgagaataggatggggttcaacgtcgATAAATGCAGGgcgctgcaccttgggagaaggaacccacagcatacatacaggctggggagctcccctcttgaaagcacagaggcggaaagggatcttggagtcattattgactccaaaatgaacatgagccgccaatgccagaccgcagccagcaaggccagccagaccttgtcatgcatccaaaggtgcatctcaagccggtccagagaggtgatcctccccctctgtgcgactttggtcaggccgcagttggagtactgcgtccagtactgggcgccgcacttcaaaagggatgtggccagcctggagagggtccagaggagggtcacccgcttggtgagagggcagcaggacaggccctacgaagagagactgagggacctgaacctgttcagcctcagcaagtggaggctgaggggggacctggtggctgcctacaaactcatcaggggagatcatcagcaaataggcagagcccttttctccccagcaccacctggggtgacgaggaacaatggtcataagctgatggagaataggtttaggttggagatcagaaggcaatattttacagttagggtggccaaaatctggaaccaacttcccagggaagtggtcctcgcccctaccttgggcaaattcaagaggaggttggacgatcacctgtctggggtcttgtga